The Mycolicibacterium boenickei genome has a segment encoding these proteins:
- a CDS encoding MaoC family dehydratase has product MSAPVATVGTKLPELAFYGDPTFIVSTAIATRDYQDVHHDRDKAQAKGSKDIFVNILTDTGLVQRYLTDWAGPSSRIRSIGLRLGVPWYAYDTVTFRGEVTAIEDGVVTVKVTGSNSLGDHVIATATLTLGDN; this is encoded by the coding sequence GTGAGCGCCCCCGTCGCCACCGTCGGCACCAAGCTGCCCGAGCTGGCCTTCTACGGTGACCCGACGTTCATCGTGTCCACGGCCATCGCGACGCGCGATTACCAGGACGTGCACCACGACCGGGACAAGGCGCAGGCCAAGGGGTCCAAGGACATCTTCGTCAACATCCTGACCGACACCGGTCTGGTGCAGCGGTACCTCACCGACTGGGCCGGGCCGTCGTCGCGGATCCGTTCGATCGGGCTGCGTCTCGGCGTGCCGTGGTATGCGTATGACACCGTCACCTTCCGCGGTGAGGTGACCGCGATCGAAGACGGTGTCGTAACGGTCAAGGTGACCGGTTCCAATAGCCTCGGTGATCACGTCATCGCCACTGCCACACTGACTTTGGGGGACAACTGA
- a CDS encoding bifunctional MaoC family dehydratase N-terminal/OB-fold nucleic acid binding domain-containing protein gives MSDLQAGIDQIKAAGKSEPRTGRDPVNQPMIHHWVDAIGDKNPIYVDHEAAKAAGHPGIVAPPAMIQVWTMGGLGQGRSDDDPLSKMMKLFDDAGFVGVVATNCEQTYHRYLQPGEEVTIHAEITDVVGPKQTALGESYFINQLITWATGDDETVAEMNWRIMKFKPREDSKPAVPEDLDPDKLMRPSSSRDTQFFWDGVNAHELRIQKRPDGSLQHPPVPAVWADKDAPADYVVASGNGTVFSYVVHHAPKVPGRTLPFVIALVELEEGVRMLGELRNVDTDKVQIGMPVRATFIDFPDSDVSPAWTLYAWEPAK, from the coding sequence ATGAGCGATCTGCAGGCCGGCATCGACCAGATCAAGGCGGCGGGCAAGAGCGAGCCGCGGACCGGTCGGGATCCGGTGAATCAGCCGATGATTCACCACTGGGTCGACGCCATCGGCGACAAGAACCCCATCTACGTTGACCACGAGGCCGCAAAGGCCGCTGGGCATCCGGGCATTGTCGCGCCGCCGGCGATGATCCAGGTGTGGACGATGGGTGGACTCGGGCAAGGCCGCTCGGATGACGATCCACTGTCGAAGATGATGAAGCTCTTCGACGATGCCGGTTTTGTCGGTGTGGTCGCCACCAACTGCGAGCAGACCTATCACCGGTACCTGCAACCGGGTGAAGAGGTCACCATCCACGCCGAGATCACCGACGTGGTGGGTCCCAAGCAGACCGCGCTGGGGGAGAGCTACTTCATCAACCAGCTCATCACCTGGGCCACCGGTGACGATGAGACCGTCGCCGAAATGAACTGGCGCATCATGAAGTTCAAGCCTCGTGAGGACAGCAAACCGGCTGTTCCCGAGGATCTCGACCCGGACAAGTTGATGCGCCCCTCGTCGTCGCGGGACACCCAGTTCTTCTGGGACGGTGTGAACGCACACGAGCTGCGCATCCAGAAGCGTCCGGACGGTTCGCTGCAGCACCCGCCGGTGCCTGCCGTGTGGGCCGACAAAGATGCCCCGGCCGATTACGTCGTCGCCTCCGGCAACGGCACCGTGTTCAGCTACGTCGTGCACCACGCACCGAAGGTGCCCGGGCGTACCCTGCCGTTCGTCATCGCGCTTGTGGAACTCGAAGAAGGCGTGCGCATGCTCGGTGAGCTGCGCAATGTGGACACCGACAAGGTGCAGATCGGAATGCCCGTGCGCGCAACGTTTATCGACTTCCCGGACAGTGATGTCAGCCCGGCGTGGACCCTCTACGCATGGGAGCCGGCCAAGTGA
- the fadE29 gene encoding acyl-CoA dehydrogenase FadE29, with the protein MFIDLTPEQRALQAELREYFSTLITPEEAAAMESDRHNEAYRAVIKRMGSDGKLGVGWPKEYGGLGFGPVEQQIFINEANRADIPLPMVTLQTVGPTLQALGTEEQKKKFLPGILAGEVHFAIGYSEPDAGTDLASLRTTAVRHGDEYIVNGQKMWTTGAHDADYIWLACRTDPTAAKHKGISILIVDTKDPGYSWTPIILSDGAHHTNATYYNDVRVPADMLVGEENGGWKLITTQLNHERVGLGPAGRIAGIYDQVHTWASKPGSDGVTPIELDAVKRLLGQIKSIWRINELLNWQVAASGETIAVADAAATKVFSTERLQEVGRLAEEIVGGYGNPADPETAELLVWLDKMTKRNLVITFGGGVNEVMREMIAASGLRVPRVTR; encoded by the coding sequence ATGTTCATCGACCTGACCCCGGAGCAGCGCGCGCTGCAAGCCGAACTGCGCGAATACTTCTCGACTCTCATCACGCCCGAAGAGGCTGCGGCGATGGAGTCCGACCGGCACAACGAGGCCTACCGTGCGGTGATCAAGCGCATGGGCAGTGACGGCAAGCTCGGTGTCGGCTGGCCCAAGGAGTACGGCGGCCTGGGCTTCGGTCCGGTCGAGCAGCAGATCTTCATCAACGAGGCGAACCGGGCCGACATCCCGCTGCCGATGGTCACGCTGCAGACGGTCGGCCCGACCCTGCAGGCGCTGGGTACCGAGGAACAGAAGAAGAAGTTCCTGCCCGGAATTCTAGCCGGTGAAGTGCATTTCGCCATCGGCTACTCCGAGCCCGACGCAGGCACCGACCTGGCGTCGCTGCGGACCACCGCGGTGCGGCACGGCGACGAATACATCGTCAACGGCCAGAAGATGTGGACCACCGGTGCACACGACGCCGACTACATCTGGCTGGCCTGCCGTACCGATCCGACCGCGGCCAAGCACAAGGGCATCTCGATCCTGATCGTCGACACGAAGGATCCCGGCTACTCCTGGACCCCGATCATCCTGTCGGACGGGGCGCACCACACCAACGCGACGTACTACAACGATGTGCGGGTGCCCGCCGACATGCTCGTCGGTGAGGAGAACGGCGGCTGGAAGCTCATCACCACCCAGCTCAACCACGAGCGGGTCGGCCTCGGGCCGGCCGGCCGGATCGCCGGCATCTACGACCAGGTGCACACCTGGGCGTCGAAGCCCGGTTCGGACGGTGTCACCCCGATCGAGCTTGATGCCGTGAAACGCCTTCTGGGGCAGATCAAGTCGATCTGGCGGATCAACGAGCTGCTGAACTGGCAGGTCGCGGCCTCCGGCGAGACCATCGCCGTGGCCGACGCCGCTGCCACCAAGGTGTTCTCCACCGAACGGTTGCAGGAAGTCGGCCGGTTGGCCGAAGAGATCGTCGGCGGTTACGGCAATCCGGCCGATCCGGAAACAGCCGAACTGCTGGTGTGGCTCGACAAGATGACCAAGCGCAACCTGGTGATCACCTTCGGCGGTGGCGTCAACGAGGTCATGCGCGAGATGATCGCGGCGTCGGGCCTGCGGGTGCCGAGGGTGACCCGATGA
- a CDS encoding acyl-CoA dehydrogenase family protein, with protein MDFTPNPEQQAVADVVTSVLERDNTWDALVSGGVAALGVPERLGGDGLGLPELSTALTEIGRHGTTGPALATVGLGLVSLLDLASDAQQDRYLSGVATGAVLSAALNEPGQSLPEQPAVNFADGKLNGTKVGVPYAESAKWLVVTADNAVVVVSPAADGVTVTKTPTSNGSDEYVVTFADVAVDAADVLDGASAHRVNQLALAVTGAFAAGLVAGALRLTADYVATREQFGRPLSTFQTVAAQLSEVYIASRTISLVSTSALWRLSEGLDADEDLNILGYWLTSQAAPAMRLCHHLHGGMGMDITYPMDRYYSSIKDLTRLLGGQAHRLDLVGA; from the coding sequence GTGGATTTCACACCGAACCCGGAACAGCAGGCTGTCGCCGACGTGGTGACCTCTGTTCTGGAACGCGACAACACCTGGGATGCACTGGTTTCCGGTGGAGTCGCGGCGCTGGGAGTGCCGGAACGACTCGGCGGTGACGGACTGGGTCTGCCCGAGCTGTCGACCGCGCTGACCGAGATCGGTCGGCACGGCACCACCGGCCCGGCGCTGGCCACCGTCGGCCTCGGTCTGGTGTCGCTGCTCGACCTGGCCTCCGATGCTCAGCAGGACCGGTACCTCTCCGGTGTGGCGACGGGCGCGGTGCTCTCGGCGGCGCTCAACGAGCCCGGTCAGTCGCTGCCGGAGCAGCCCGCCGTGAACTTCGCGGACGGCAAGCTCAACGGCACCAAAGTCGGTGTGCCCTACGCCGAGTCGGCGAAGTGGCTGGTGGTCACCGCGGACAACGCCGTGGTTGTGGTCTCACCGGCGGCCGACGGCGTGACCGTCACCAAGACCCCGACGTCCAACGGATCCGACGAATACGTGGTCACCTTCGCCGACGTCGCGGTCGACGCCGCGGACGTGCTCGACGGTGCGAGTGCGCACCGGGTCAACCAGCTGGCGCTGGCCGTTACCGGTGCGTTCGCGGCCGGGCTGGTGGCCGGGGCACTGCGGTTGACCGCCGACTACGTCGCCACTCGTGAGCAGTTCGGTCGCCCGCTGTCGACGTTCCAGACCGTGGCCGCACAGCTGTCCGAGGTCTACATCGCCTCGCGGACGATCTCGCTGGTGTCCACGTCGGCACTGTGGCGGCTGTCCGAGGGCCTTGACGCCGACGAGGATCTCAACATCCTGGGCTACTGGCTCACCTCTCAGGCGGCGCCGGCCATGCGGCTGTGCCATCACCTGCACGGCGGTATGGGTATGGACATCACCTACCCGATGGACCGCTACTACTCCTCGATCAAGGATCTGACCCGACTGCTGGGCGGGCAAGCGCATCGCCTCGATTTGGTGGGAGCGTAA